The proteins below are encoded in one region of Paenibacillus albus:
- a CDS encoding ABC transporter substrate-binding protein, producing the protein MLRMKLLAKIAVPAILVTYLAGCGNSDQSNNSTANKNSTSNDSSASGKVVEVVVWGIDPKAIGSGNKEMIDKFNETHPNIKLVPQAMPGSAGYDTQDLSKLTAAIAAGSPPDAAVLNGPFIMEVASRGILMPLNDLIDSSGLDMSRYYPYTVKEMSFKDQVWGLPSGMDDRVLFYNKDMFKQAGLDPEKPPTTWDELLDYSKKLTVTDGDSFKQIGFIPNFGNSWFYLYAIQNNGKFLDDDGKKVLLNSPENVEALNFMVKGYDLLGGAKKANAYSSSFQSGANDPFLSGKLGMVINGNWILSDLLRFSPNLNFGVAMPPTPTGSDYKTWSGGWAYGVPKGAKHPKEAFEVIKWLTTEGPKYQAEGAAKYNETQGRTFIPNWTANIDLNEYLNKTYIEPLKNENVKNAIDFTVKAMEKSISLPVSPVGQLLWSEHARAIDEAIYHKGEPQAILDAATQKVQAELDKFWSSNTSLNK; encoded by the coding sequence ATGTTAAGAATGAAGTTGTTAGCAAAGATTGCGGTTCCGGCTATATTGGTCACCTATCTAGCCGGCTGCGGCAACTCCGATCAGTCCAATAACAGTACTGCCAACAAAAATAGTACTAGCAATGACAGTTCTGCGAGCGGAAAAGTAGTAGAAGTTGTTGTGTGGGGTATCGATCCAAAAGCCATTGGCAGCGGCAACAAGGAAATGATCGATAAGTTTAATGAAACACATCCTAATATTAAATTGGTGCCGCAAGCTATGCCTGGCTCTGCCGGGTATGACACACAAGACTTGAGTAAATTGACAGCTGCAATAGCTGCCGGTTCACCGCCAGATGCTGCAGTCTTGAACGGACCTTTCATTATGGAGGTTGCTTCAAGAGGAATCCTGATGCCTTTGAATGATTTAATTGATTCTTCCGGTCTCGATATGTCCAGATACTATCCATATACCGTAAAAGAAATGTCATTCAAGGACCAGGTCTGGGGATTGCCCTCAGGGATGGATGACAGGGTTCTCTTCTACAACAAAGATATGTTCAAGCAAGCCGGACTCGATCCAGAGAAACCGCCTACAACGTGGGACGAACTCCTTGACTATTCCAAGAAGCTAACGGTTACTGATGGCGATTCCTTTAAACAAATCGGATTTATTCCGAACTTTGGAAACAGCTGGTTCTACCTCTATGCGATTCAGAACAATGGTAAATTCCTCGATGATGACGGAAAAAAAGTACTTCTGAATTCGCCTGAGAACGTGGAAGCGCTCAATTTTATGGTTAAAGGCTATGACCTTCTTGGCGGAGCGAAAAAAGCCAACGCCTACTCCTCTTCCTTCCAATCCGGCGCGAACGATCCATTCCTTTCCGGCAAGTTAGGTATGGTTATTAACGGCAACTGGATTTTGTCCGATTTGCTGCGCTTCTCGCCTAATCTGAACTTTGGTGTGGCGATGCCTCCTACACCGACAGGCAGCGACTATAAGACATGGAGCGGTGGTTGGGCATATGGAGTACCGAAAGGTGCAAAGCATCCGAAGGAAGCTTTCGAAGTCATTAAATGGCTTACAACTGAAGGTCCGAAATATCAGGCCGAAGGTGCTGCGAAATATAACGAAACACAAGGCAGGACTTTTATTCCGAACTGGACTGCAAATATCGACTTGAATGAATACTTAAACAAGACTTACATTGAACCGCTGAAAAATGAAAATGTTAAGAATGCAATCGACTTTACTGTCAAAGCTATGGAAAAGTCGATCAGCCTGCCGGTGTCACCTGTCGGACAATTGCTATGGTCGGAGCATGCAAGAGCGATCGATGAAGCGATCTACCATAAGGGCGAGCCGCAAGCTATCCTTGACGCAGCCACTCAGAAAGTACAAGCGGAGCTCGATAAATTCTGGTCTAGCAACACCAGTTTAAACAAATAA
- a CDS encoding carbohydrate ABC transporter permease, producing the protein MAQSHKKYRLARREAIVGYCFASPWLIGLIVFVLFPVIASLKYSFMDYDILQPARWVGFANYKELFHDNLFWRSLYNTLYFVVFSVPLSIILGLAIALLLNTEINGIAIYRTLYYIPSIVPVVASSILWAWIFDPNFGILTNFVHLFNLPAPGWLSDPFWAKNSLILMSLWGAGSGMIIYLAGLKNIPKSYYEAAEIDGSGTIGKFFNITLPLITPTLFFQLIIGMIGSFQVFTQSYIITGGGPNDSTLFYVLYLYNNAFRFWKMGYASALAWVLFVIIMLLTWINLKLAKRWVTYDQM; encoded by the coding sequence ATGGCTCAATCGCATAAAAAGTATCGACTGGCGCGCAGGGAAGCGATTGTCGGTTACTGTTTTGCCTCCCCATGGCTAATCGGGCTAATTGTATTTGTTCTTTTTCCGGTAATCGCTTCGTTAAAGTACAGCTTTATGGACTATGATATTTTGCAGCCGGCAAGATGGGTCGGATTTGCTAACTACAAAGAACTATTCCATGACAATCTGTTCTGGAGGTCCCTCTATAATACGCTTTACTTCGTCGTATTCAGCGTCCCATTGTCAATTATTCTTGGTCTCGCTATCGCCCTTCTGCTAAATACTGAAATAAATGGGATTGCAATATATAGAACCCTATATTATATCCCTTCCATTGTGCCGGTGGTTGCTTCTTCCATCTTGTGGGCGTGGATATTTGACCCGAACTTTGGAATATTGACCAATTTCGTACATCTTTTCAATCTTCCTGCGCCTGGCTGGCTATCCGATCCTTTTTGGGCAAAAAATTCGCTGATCCTGATGTCTCTTTGGGGAGCAGGCAGCGGGATGATTATCTATCTTGCAGGCTTGAAAAACATCCCGAAATCGTACTATGAGGCAGCCGAAATTGACGGCTCAGGAACAATCGGTAAATTTTTCAATATAACTCTTCCTCTTATAACGCCGACCTTGTTTTTTCAATTAATTATCGGGATGATTGGAAGTTTTCAAGTCTTTACTCAATCCTATATCATTACGGGCGGTGGGCCTAACGATTCCACCCTATTCTATGTTTTGTATTTATATAACAATGCTTTCCGGTTCTGGAAAATGGGCTATGCGTCAGCGCTCGCTTGGGTGCTATTTGTTATCATCATGCTGCTAACTTGGATAAATCTCAAACTAGCGAAGCGATGGGTCACTTACGATCAGATGTAA
- a CDS encoding carbohydrate ABC transporter permease, translating to MSQIKTQPRLIVEKINTTNKLSVRSVPRHIILIVFSFLFVFPLLWLVSTSLKTDLQVFIVPPELIPKPFVWKNYLDLWTYFPYFQFLKNTVLVVVLSVAGVLVTAPIAAYAFARLRWPGRDFFFLILLGTMMLPSQVTLIPLYLLFSKMGWINTFMPLWVPNWFGGGAFFIFLIRQFLMSIPKDLEESAFIDGAGYTRIYTNIMLPLIHPVLTTVAIFQFMGSWNDFIGPLIYLNDQSKFTLSLGLRIFQQQSSQSQGEIGMMMAATAITVVPVIIFFFLAQRKFIEGVVLTGLKA from the coding sequence ATGTCACAGATCAAGACTCAACCACGATTAATCGTAGAAAAAATCAATACGACTAATAAACTATCGGTACGATCTGTTCCTAGACATATCATCTTAATCGTCTTTAGCTTTCTTTTTGTATTTCCGCTTCTGTGGCTAGTGTCGACGTCGCTGAAAACGGATCTACAAGTTTTCATTGTGCCGCCAGAATTGATCCCAAAACCATTTGTATGGAAAAATTATTTAGATCTATGGACCTACTTTCCTTACTTTCAATTTTTGAAAAACACGGTGCTGGTCGTCGTTCTCAGTGTAGCTGGCGTATTAGTCACCGCGCCTATCGCAGCCTATGCTTTCGCAAGACTGCGTTGGCCAGGAAGAGACTTCTTCTTTCTGATTCTCCTTGGAACGATGATGCTCCCAAGTCAAGTCACCCTGATCCCTTTATATTTGCTTTTCAGTAAAATGGGCTGGATCAATACGTTTATGCCGCTTTGGGTACCTAACTGGTTCGGCGGAGGCGCGTTCTTCATCTTTCTGATCCGTCAGTTTTTGATGTCAATTCCAAAAGATTTGGAAGAAAGCGCCTTTATCGATGGGGCAGGGTACACGCGTATTTATACGAATATCATGCTGCCTCTAATCCATCCCGTGCTAACAACGGTAGCTATATTCCAATTCATGGGATCTTGGAACGATTTCATAGGCCCATTGATTTACTTGAACGATCAGTCCAAATTCACACTATCGCTAGGTCTGCGGATCTTTCAGCAGCAATCATCCCAATCGCAGGGGGAAATTGGTATGATGATGGCGGCAACAGCGATAACCGTCGTTCCGGTCATTATATTCTTTTTCCTCGCTCAGAGGAAGTTTATCGAGGGCGTCGTTCTGACTGGCCTCAAAGCGTGA
- a CDS encoding phytanoyl-CoA dioxygenase family protein, translating to MNNLLQLQCLPEEKDIRFFEENGYWVSPKIFSDEQLEQIIEHQDRIYRAQFETGREPICNWLEGIDNPRSMRKTDNSHWSDLTLRTVATDPTIGSIAANLMNSSVIRLWHDQLLYKPGRGSGKETANVGWHQDYVYWQNCMEPTLITAWVAFTDVDLSNGCMQVVPRSHKWGLVNANNFFEQNLEKQQAEMEVPENEAFTTAPLVMKAGQVSFHHALTIHGSGANMTDMPRRSMAVHLMTGDTRYKSAPRGRHFNAEILNGNEGDLYEGVHWPVLYP from the coding sequence TTGAACAATCTACTTCAATTACAATGCTTGCCGGAAGAGAAAGACATTCGCTTCTTCGAGGAAAACGGATACTGGGTATCACCGAAAATATTTTCGGATGAACAACTAGAGCAGATTATTGAGCATCAAGATCGAATCTATCGCGCACAGTTTGAGACAGGGAGAGAACCAATCTGCAACTGGCTCGAAGGCATTGACAATCCACGGTCAATGCGAAAAACAGACAATTCTCACTGGTCGGACCTGACGCTACGTACAGTGGCAACCGATCCGACGATCGGCAGCATAGCCGCTAATCTAATGAATTCCAGCGTTATTCGACTGTGGCACGATCAGCTGCTCTATAAGCCCGGCAGGGGGTCAGGCAAAGAAACGGCAAACGTAGGGTGGCACCAAGACTATGTTTACTGGCAAAACTGTATGGAGCCGACATTGATAACGGCTTGGGTTGCTTTCACTGACGTCGACCTTTCAAACGGTTGTATGCAAGTTGTCCCTCGGAGTCACAAATGGGGACTTGTGAACGCCAATAACTTCTTCGAACAGAACCTTGAGAAACAGCAGGCAGAGATGGAAGTACCAGAAAACGAGGCGTTTACTACGGCTCCACTCGTTATGAAGGCTGGACAAGTCAGCTTCCACCATGCGCTAACGATCCATGGCAGTGGTGCCAATATGACCGATATGCCACGACGATCGATGGCGGTTCACTTAATGACTGGAGATACACGATATAAGTCCGCTCCAAGGGGAAGACACTTTAATGCAGAAATTCTGAATGGCAATGAAGGGGATCTATATGAAGGAGTTCATTGGCCTGTGCTCTATCCGTAA